The Bradyrhizobium sp. CCBAU 051011 DNA segment GGACGTCAACCTCAAATGACCAACCCCGAGGTGGCTGGCCATAGAGGAACGCGAACGCGTTCACGATTGCTTCGATGCTGATCAGGCTTTCTTCCCGGCTGGCTGCGTCGGGGAAGCGTTTGAAGATTTTGTCCCCGGCGATTGCGCCATCGACGATGACATGACCGACGTGGATTCCATCCTCGGCGTATTCCTTCATGGCCTGCGCGAGCGTTCGAAGCCCCTTCGCTGAGTTGAGCGCGGCATAGTTCGGCCTGCCGCGAAGCGATGCGCAGTAAAGAGGATCGTGCCTCTTTTCTTTGGCGGCACGCGAGGGATTGCCTCCCGGCCGAACAGAAAAGCCGCCAAAGCAAACGATACGCCAGGCTACAGAAGAGAGGTGTGGCGTAGCGTGGCGGAGAGAGTGTCAGTCAATCCCCGTTGACATCTAAGCAGTCTTACATTCCAGCACGTGGCTACCTACGGTCCTGGCTACCGGAGTCGGCGACCTGGCGAACTGGCGACGCCACTTCGGCCGCTAGACTGGCTAGCCCCGATGGATTGCTCGACAACTCATCGACTGCTCCTGGGAAGTACGGCCCCGCATTGGAGACCTTGGACGAGGTTGCAATGGCGCAAACTGCCGACAATCCTGGCATTTCGGCATTGGCGTCTTCGAAACCGCCACCGAACGGCAAGCAATGCCGTGCAAACCCGCAAAGATGACCCGATGCCAATCGGGAGCCGAAGCATGTCCCAGTCAGTACACGTTCGGGCCTTTCGCAACCTTCTGGGCGGCGGGGGCGTTGTTGACGACCCAGAGCGGATCGCTGCCTACACAACGGATCAACGCCAGCTCTTCACGGGATCGACGTTTGCCGTGCTGAAGCCGGCGACGACGAAGCAGGTCGCCGATATCGTGCGGTTGGCAGCGCACCTGGGCGTCGGAATCGTTCCGCAGGGCGGCAACACCAGCTACTGCGGCGGCGCGACGCCGGATGCCTCCGGACGGCAGATCATCGTAAGCCTGGAGCGGATGGACAAGATCCGCGAAATCGACCCGGTCTCCATGACCATCGCTGTCGATGCCGGCGCCATCCTGAAGAACGTACAGGACACCGCGGCGGGCGTCGGACTTCTATTGCCGCTCAGCCTCGGCGCGGAAGGCAGTTGCCGGATCGGCGGCAACATCGGCACGAACGCCGGCGGACTGTCCGTCATCAGGTACGGGATGACCCGCGATCTGCTCCTCGGAATCGAGGCAGTGCTTTCGGATGGCACCGTGGTCTCCGACATGCGCAAGCTGCGGAAGAACAATACCGGCTACGACGTCAAACAGTGTTTCGTTGGAAGCGAGGGTACTCTCGGCATCGTCACTGGCGCAGTGTTGCGTCTCGCGCCCTTGCCGACTCGCCGCGCGACCGCATGGCTGATGCTTGCGAGGGACGCAGCGCTCGCTGAGCTTCTTGCATTGGTCCGTCGCGAATCCACTGACCTGCTGACCACGTTCGAATTTATGACGGCCCGATCGATCGCGCTCGCGACCGCAGCCATGACCGACCCGCCCGGCCTTCGCGCCGGCTCCGGGGGC contains these protein-coding regions:
- a CDS encoding FAD-binding oxidoreductase — protein: MSQSVHVRAFRNLLGGGGVVDDPERIAAYTTDQRQLFTGSTFAVLKPATTKQVADIVRLAAHLGVGIVPQGGNTSYCGGATPDASGRQIIVSLERMDKIREIDPVSMTIAVDAGAILKNVQDTAAGVGLLLPLSLGAEGSCRIGGNIGTNAGGLSVIRYGMTRDLLLGIEAVLSDGTVVSDMRKLRKNNTGYDVKQCFVGSEGTLGIVTGAVLRLAPLPTRRATAWLMLARDAALAELLALVRRESTDLLTTFEFMTARSIALATAAMTDPPGLRAGSGGAVLVEFDSSSRHLDLDELMQAVLAEAIEAGWIEDAFLAQSGSQRTAMWQVREAIPEGEKRRNGSVKHDISVPLSSIRRFLDLADTQVRSYDADLELSVYGHIGDGNLHYNVLVPPDADRMEFTRRIESSLSLQLYDTAAALGGTFSAEHGVGRFKKHLLERYGDVGRIAAMHRIKTAFDPADVMNPGAIVRPLRKEPAS